One genomic region from Cucumis melo cultivar AY chromosome 9, USDA_Cmelo_AY_1.0, whole genome shotgun sequence encodes:
- the LOC103504615 gene encoding uncharacterized protein LOC103504615 isoform X4, with translation MNPLPRTVVHVLQQRERKENLEERINLYRTALEGDWDNALYILDRNQSLLSASITRDKETALHIAAGAKHINFVEELVRKMSKEEVGKKNRHGNTALCFAAASGVVRIAELMVEKNEDLPLIRGFGNVTPLFMAVSYKCKPMALYLLSVTKLTELTSQEKIELLIATIHSDFFDISLEILEHDTTLATKNDTKNNNETALHVMARKPSAIDSGDQLNFWKNCINSVKGISNKEEEIMKTSARELVESLWKHVVYELPKKQMLNFIRHPSRLLHDAASVGNVEFLVLLIRRYPDIVWEEDDDGKSIFHVAVENRLEDVFNLIYEIGGLKDFSAKYRTTVKGKYNILHLAAKLAAPNHLNRVSGAALQMQRELIWYKEVEKIVLSSQLEAKCDDHLKLTPRELFTIEHQDLRKDGEAWMRNTANSCMLVSTLIATVIFAAAFTVPGGDDSEGTPIFRRKFWFTIFVISDAVGLISSSSSILVFLSILTSRYAEHDFLHSLPSRLLIGFTSLFVSIVCMVVAFSATFFIHYHNNANMWVPTIVATTTIVPVCCFCVLQFKLWVDIYYNTYLSKFLFRPRQRKLSLSSPITAFFSYTTITSSSTLPLAKAIENESSERTDTVHPHFTLR, from the exons ATGAACCCTTTGCCGCGGACTGTCGTCCATGTTTTGCAACAAA gggaaagaaaagaaaatcttgAAGAAAGGATTAATCTGTATCGAACTGCACTCGAGGGTGATTGGGATAATGCTCTATATATTTTGGACCGGAATCAATCATTGTTAAGTGCTTCAATAACGAGAGACAAGGAGACAGCTCTTCATATTGCTGCTGGAGCCAAGCACATTAATTTTGTGGAAGAGCTTGTAAGAAAAATGAGCAAAGAGGAAGTTGGTAAGAAAAACAGACATGGAAATACTGCCTTGTGCTTTGCTGCTGCTTCTGGAGTTGTAAGAATTGCTGAGCTGATGGTGGAGAAGAACGAGGATCTTCCACTTATTCGTGGCTTTGGGAATGTTACTCCTCTTTTCATGGCAGTCTCTTACAAATGTAAACCCATGGCTTTATATCTCTTGTCTGTCACTAAACTCACTGAGCTAACCTCCCAAGAAAAGATCGAGCTTCTTATTGCCACCATACATAGTGACTTTTTTG ATATAAGTTTAGAAATCTTGGAACATGATACAACTTTGGCTACTAAGAACGACACAAAAAATAACAACGAGACAGCATTGCATGTCATGGCTAGAAAACCGTCAGCAATCGATAGTGGAGATCAGCTAAACTTTTGGAAAAACTGCATCAATT CCGTGAAAGGAATCTCCaataaagaagaagagataATGAAGACATCAGCCCGTGAGTTAGTTGAATCATTATGGAAACATGTTGTATATGAGTTGCCAAAAAAGCAAATGCTGAACTTCATAAGGCATCCTTCAAGATTGCTTCATGATGCTGCGAGTGTAGGAAATGTTGAGTTTTTGGTTTTACTCATTCGTAGATATCCAGATATTGTATGGGAAGAAGACGATGATGGTAAAAGTATATTTCATGTAGCGGTTGAGAATCGACTTGAGGATGTGTTCAATCTAATATACGAGATTGGTGGCCTTAAGGACTTTTCTGCAAAATATAGAACAACTGTCAAAGGAAAATATAACATTCTACATTTGGCAGCAAAACTAGCTGCTCCAAACCATCTCAACAGAGTCTCAGGAGCAGCCCTTCAAATGCAACGTGAATTAATTTGGTATAAG GAAGTGGAAAAGATAGTTCTATCTTCCCAACTAGAGGCCaaatgtgatgatcatcttaagTTGACACCACGAGAGTTATTCACTATAGAGCATCAAGATCTTCGCAAAGATGGCGAGGCGTGGATGAGAAATACGGCAAACTCTTGCATGCTTGTTTCAACTTTAATTGCCACAGTTATATTTGCAGCAGCTTTCACAGTTCCTGGTGGTGATGATAGTGAAGGCACTCCTATATTTCGAAGGAAGTTTTGGTTCACTATATTTGTTATATCAGATGCAGTTGGTTTGATCTCTTCATCATCCTCTATTTTGGTGTTCTTGTCAATCCTAACTTCACGGTATGCCGAACACGATTTCTTGCACTCCTTGCCCTCTCGATTGCTTATTGGATTCACATCGTTGTTCGTCTCCATTGTGTGCATGGTGGTGGCGTTTAGCGCAACCTTCTTCATTCACTACCACAATAATGCAAATATGTGGGTTCCTACAATAGTGGCCACAACGACGATTGTTCCAGTTTGCTGCTTTTGCGTGCTTCAGTTTAAACTATGGGTGGATATATATTACAACACCTATTTGTCTAAATTTCTTTTTAGGCCTCGTCAACGTAAATTGTCCTTATCATCTCCCATTACTGCTTTTTTCTCATATACGACCATTACTAGCTCTTCCACTTTACCCTTAGCCAAGGCTATTGAGAATGAATCGTCTGAGCGTACAGATACTGTGCATCCCCACTTTACCCTTCGCTGA